The proteins below come from a single Mycobacterium parmense genomic window:
- a CDS encoding glycoside hydrolase family 172 protein, with protein sequence MPVAVRAWTAILVLLSAVAGVPVAGATPAGPQPAGGTETLVGWDSFRRLDRLPYLSPETEALQISSFDRSGGNFDFSTGNKNGSGGCLTSGGAGCVVAEDHGAGEVDSIWFTRDGGDVTRMGNIRVELDGQPVVDTPLQSLVNGALGAPFVWPLVADATQSPGGVYVKVPMPYRHSMRISIASHLEYYHVAYRRFPTADGVATFTPSDPALDVLATLRAAGTADPKPANQAGVHDSRIVDVPAGAAQTIAESTGSGTLSTLWLRIPEPTDRLLAGLRLEIEFDGRNLVDSPLGEFFGAGLGSNSVRSLMFAAIPQPGGSLALAAWWPMPFARSARVLLVNTTDIAVAGIASDVATTPDPQWAPALASGRAGYFTARSHAGPTAFGRDWSFADESGHGKFVGVSHTIRGARTKTSFSDDAPFFLEGAERVYTDGSASPQWYGTGTEDFYEGGWYFKNGTRFSNPLNGQPDQRTAAGGCADYCVAVYRLMLADAVDYHCALRFGIEHGKRNLVQADYSSTAFLYTQPDDTITTVDELDPTDPGSRALHAYTDSDATEELLASSYEGTDDLLPVIGMVRSTLAPVTFRVHIGPDNHGVLLHRTSDQATGYQSADVAVDGTAAGNWLQPRSNDAHRWLGDTYLVPAAMTAGKAEIAVTLAPTPGSPPWTAGRYRAETLAAG encoded by the coding sequence ATGCCGGTGGCCGTTCGGGCGTGGACCGCGATCCTCGTGCTGCTGAGCGCGGTCGCCGGCGTTCCGGTCGCGGGCGCCACGCCGGCCGGGCCGCAGCCGGCCGGCGGCACCGAAACGCTGGTCGGCTGGGACAGCTTCCGCCGGCTGGACCGCTTGCCGTACCTGAGCCCGGAGACCGAGGCGCTGCAGATATCCAGCTTCGACCGCAGCGGGGGCAACTTCGACTTCTCCACCGGTAACAAGAACGGCAGCGGCGGCTGCCTGACCTCCGGCGGCGCGGGCTGCGTCGTCGCCGAGGATCACGGCGCCGGTGAGGTGGACTCCATCTGGTTCACCCGCGACGGCGGCGACGTGACCCGGATGGGCAACATCCGCGTCGAGCTGGACGGGCAGCCCGTGGTCGACACGCCACTGCAATCGCTGGTGAACGGCGCGCTCGGGGCGCCGTTCGTGTGGCCCCTCGTCGCCGATGCCACCCAGTCGCCCGGCGGCGTCTACGTCAAAGTGCCTATGCCATACCGACATTCGATGCGCATCAGCATCGCGTCGCATCTCGAGTATTACCACGTGGCCTACCGCCGCTTTCCGACCGCGGACGGCGTCGCCACGTTCACGCCGTCCGACCCCGCGCTCGACGTGCTCGCGACGTTGCGGGCGGCGGGGACCGCCGACCCCAAGCCGGCCAACCAGGCCGGCGTGCACGACAGTCGAATCGTCGATGTGCCCGCCGGCGCCGCGCAGACCATCGCCGAATCGACGGGCTCGGGCACCCTGTCGACGCTGTGGCTGCGCATACCTGAACCGACCGATCGGTTGCTGGCCGGCCTGCGCCTGGAGATCGAGTTCGACGGCAGAAACCTGGTGGACTCTCCCCTCGGAGAGTTCTTCGGCGCCGGGCTGGGCTCCAACAGCGTGCGCTCGCTGATGTTCGCCGCGATCCCGCAGCCCGGGGGATCGTTGGCGCTGGCGGCGTGGTGGCCCATGCCGTTCGCCCGCAGCGCCCGCGTTCTGCTGGTCAATACCACCGACATTGCCGTCGCGGGGATCGCCAGCGACGTCGCCACCACGCCGGACCCGCAGTGGGCGCCGGCGCTGGCCAGTGGCCGGGCGGGCTACTTCACCGCGCGTTCCCACGCCGGTCCGACGGCTTTCGGGCGGGACTGGTCGTTCGCCGACGAGTCCGGCCACGGCAAGTTCGTGGGCGTCAGCCACACCATCCGCGGTGCCCGGACCAAGACGTCGTTCAGCGACGACGCCCCCTTCTTCCTCGAGGGAGCCGAACGTGTCTACACGGACGGCTCCGCGTCTCCGCAGTGGTACGGCACCGGCACGGAGGACTTCTACGAAGGGGGCTGGTATTTCAAGAACGGCACCCGCTTTTCCAACCCGCTCAACGGCCAACCCGATCAGCGCACGGCGGCCGGAGGGTGCGCGGACTACTGCGTCGCGGTCTACCGGCTCATGCTCGCCGACGCCGTCGACTACCACTGCGCGCTCCGGTTCGGCATCGAGCACGGCAAACGCAACCTGGTCCAGGCCGACTACAGCTCCACCGCCTTCCTCTACACACAGCCGGACGACACCATCACCACGGTCGACGAACTCGATCCGACCGATCCCGGCAGCCGGGCTCTGCACGCATACACCGACTCCGACGCCACCGAGGAACTGCTGGCCAGTTCATACGAAGGCACCGACGACCTCCTGCCGGTGATCGGGATGGTCCGCAGCACCCTGGCGCCGGTCACGTTCCGCGTCCACATCGGCCCCGACAACCACGGCGTGCTGCTGCACCGCACGTCGGACCAGGCGACCGGCTATCAGTCGGCGGACGTGGCCGTCGACGGTACGGCCGCCGGGAACTGGCTGCAGCCGCGCAGCAACGACGCGCATCGTTGGCTGGGCGACACCTACCTCGTGCCGGCAGCCATGACCGCCGGCAAAGCCGAAATCGCGGTCACGCTCGCGCCGACCCCGGGCTCCCCGCCGTGGACCGCCGGCCGCTACCGTGCCGAAACGCTGGCCGCCGGCTAG
- a CDS encoding rhomboid-like protein: protein MTLSVEPVPEQANRRSEIIARTWSHAVSVRVTAVYAVALLAVSLTLTRLGPHARELVVSQMSTNLHNLAHGHLGTLVGSAFVDGGDHIFYWLPGLVCLLALGELIWRGRGLVLAFAVGHIGATLIVAVGLVVAVETGWLPFSIARASDVGISYGAVCVLGALTASIPTRWRAAWVGGWVGVAGVATLGGDFTAVGHVLALLLGIGLSFRLRTIASWTPAHAALLTAGAAFGYFVLAGWSTSGPIAGGVGMLIAFFTGRALRSAGILAPVGG, encoded by the coding sequence ATGACTTTGAGCGTCGAACCTGTCCCCGAGCAGGCCAACCGCCGGTCCGAAATCATCGCGCGAACCTGGTCGCACGCTGTGTCGGTGCGCGTGACGGCCGTCTACGCCGTGGCGCTGCTCGCGGTGTCGCTCACCCTGACCAGGCTCGGGCCGCACGCCCGCGAACTCGTGGTCAGCCAGATGAGCACCAACCTGCACAACTTGGCGCACGGGCACCTGGGAACCCTGGTCGGCAGCGCCTTCGTCGACGGCGGCGACCATATCTTCTACTGGCTGCCGGGACTGGTGTGCCTGCTGGCGTTGGGCGAACTCATCTGGCGCGGTAGAGGTTTGGTGCTCGCGTTCGCCGTCGGGCACATCGGCGCGACGCTGATCGTCGCGGTGGGACTGGTCGTCGCGGTCGAAACCGGATGGCTGCCGTTCTCCATCGCGCGGGCCTCCGACGTGGGCATCAGCTACGGCGCGGTGTGCGTCCTGGGCGCCCTTACCGCGTCGATCCCCACGCGCTGGCGGGCGGCCTGGGTCGGTGGCTGGGTCGGCGTCGCCGGGGTGGCGACCCTTGGCGGCGACTTCACCGCCGTGGGCCATGTGCTGGCGCTGCTGCTGGGCATCGGCCTGTCGTTTCGGTTGCGCACCATCGCTTCGTGGACGCCGGCGCACGCGGCCTTGCTGACCGCCGGCGCGGCGTTCGGCTACTTCGTGCTGGCGGGGTGGTCGACGTCGGGCCCGATCGCGGGCGGCGTGGGCATGCTGATCGCCTTTTTTACCGGCCGGGCGCTGCGGTCGGCGGGAATCCTCGCTCCGGTGGGCGGATAA
- a CDS encoding diaminopimelate decarboxylase family protein, with translation MTVFEVLPAPRHASGAHLDRSTWPLSAEVDDLGRLCVGGVAATKIAAEFGTPAHLVDETDFRARIGCYRAALPKADLIYAGKALLSVAVAGWAADAGAGVSVCSAGELATALAADVPPSRIVLHGNAKTAGELHDAVAAGVGWVVVDSPSEIALLAGWVRSRQRVLIRAIPDTDGAGAPTQTFGFALTGGHAAGAVKRVLDQPWLDPVGLHCQLGTLVADAGAYGAAIGQLVAVMAEVRDRHDVVLTQLNLGGGRALSSTYGDAEPQLRALGGVVDTALATACAEHDFPRPRVVFEVGRGIAAHAGITLYRVIAVKHQPGGGIFVAVDGTDQAADDAEHAVALANRPRSCPTARVTVVGRNGETGGAIARDVPVPADVRPGDLLAVAGTGAYHHSIASSRSLVGRPPLVAVAGGRSRELVRRETVADLLGRDCGWSGRESGGR, from the coding sequence ATGACCGTTTTCGAGGTGCTCCCGGCGCCGCGGCACGCGTCCGGGGCGCACCTCGACCGTTCCACCTGGCCGCTGAGCGCCGAAGTCGACGACCTCGGCCGGCTGTGCGTCGGCGGAGTGGCCGCCACGAAGATCGCCGCCGAGTTCGGCACGCCCGCCCATCTGGTGGACGAAACCGATTTCCGGGCGCGCATCGGCTGCTACCGCGCGGCGCTGCCGAAAGCCGATCTGATCTACGCGGGCAAGGCACTGCTGAGCGTGGCGGTGGCCGGGTGGGCCGCCGACGCGGGCGCCGGCGTGAGCGTCTGCTCGGCCGGCGAGCTGGCCACCGCGCTGGCCGCCGACGTGCCGCCGTCGCGGATCGTGCTGCACGGAAACGCCAAGACCGCCGGTGAACTGCACGACGCGGTCGCCGCCGGGGTGGGGTGGGTGGTGGTCGACTCCCCCAGCGAGATCGCGCTGCTCGCCGGTTGGGTTCGCAGCCGCCAGCGGGTGCTGATCAGGGCCATTCCCGACACCGACGGGGCCGGCGCGCCCACGCAGACGTTCGGCTTCGCGCTGACGGGCGGCCACGCGGCCGGTGCCGTCAAGCGAGTCCTGGACCAGCCGTGGCTCGACCCGGTCGGGCTGCACTGCCAGCTGGGGACCCTGGTCGCCGACGCCGGCGCCTACGGTGCGGCGATCGGGCAACTGGTCGCCGTCATGGCCGAGGTCCGCGACCGCCACGACGTCGTGCTCACCCAGCTCAACCTCGGCGGGGGACGGGCACTCTCGTCGACCTACGGCGACGCGGAGCCGCAGCTGCGCGCGCTCGGGGGCGTCGTCGACACCGCGCTCGCAACTGCGTGTGCCGAGCACGACTTCCCCCGCCCGCGGGTCGTGTTCGAGGTCGGCCGCGGGATCGCCGCGCACGCCGGGATCACCCTGTACCGGGTGATCGCCGTCAAGCACCAGCCCGGCGGGGGCATCTTCGTCGCGGTCGACGGCACCGACCAGGCCGCCGACGATGCCGAGCACGCCGTCGCACTGGCGAATCGGCCCCGGTCCTGCCCGACCGCGCGCGTCACCGTGGTGGGCCGCAACGGCGAGACGGGCGGCGCGATCGCCCGCGACGTCCCGGTGCCCGCCGACGTCCGGCCCGGCGATCTGCTGGCGGTCGCCGGCACCGGCGCCTACCACCACTCGATCGCGTCGAGCCGCAGCCTGGTGGGCCGCCCCCCGCTGGTCGCGGTCGCCGGCGGCCGTTCCCGCGAACTGGTGCGCCGCGAGACCGTCGCCGACTTGCTGGGGCGTGACTGCGGCTGGTCCGGCCGCGAATCCGGTGGCCGATGA
- a CDS encoding SDR family NAD(P)-dependent oxidoreductase has protein sequence MPTVLITGANRGIGRALAGEFARRGHRVVATARDPHTLEDLDVGRRLALDVTDDASVAAAVAEAGDVDVVVANAGRIFYAAVEATPLPELQRLFNLNTVGAIRVAQAFLPQMRSRGTGKLVFMSSVLGRVVPPPSAAYSSTKWALEALIEALAIEVAPFGVQAALLEPAAVSSGALDDVTTYTLPGDPYAALLAGGGPRDGIITPAQVAAEVVDAVEKPQLPLRIPIGDAARALLAARRAAPDDVPFVAAGAET, from the coding sequence ATGCCAACCGTCCTGATCACCGGTGCAAACCGCGGCATCGGCCGCGCCCTCGCCGGCGAGTTCGCCCGGCGCGGGCACCGCGTCGTGGCCACCGCCCGTGACCCGCACACCCTGGAGGACCTGGACGTCGGCCGGCGGCTCGCGCTCGACGTGACCGACGACGCGAGCGTCGCCGCGGCGGTTGCCGAAGCCGGCGACGTCGACGTCGTCGTCGCCAACGCCGGGCGCATCTTCTACGCGGCCGTCGAGGCCACTCCGCTGCCGGAATTGCAACGACTGTTCAACCTCAACACGGTCGGGGCGATCCGGGTGGCCCAGGCGTTCCTGCCGCAGATGCGGTCCCGCGGAACGGGGAAGCTCGTCTTCATGTCCAGCGTCCTCGGGCGCGTGGTGCCGCCACCGAGCGCGGCCTACTCGTCGACGAAATGGGCGCTGGAGGCCCTGATCGAAGCGCTGGCCATCGAGGTGGCGCCCTTCGGTGTCCAGGCGGCGCTACTCGAGCCGGCCGCGGTCAGCTCCGGTGCCCTCGACGACGTGACGACCTACACCCTGCCCGGCGACCCCTACGCCGCGCTGCTGGCCGGCGGCGGGCCGCGCGACGGGATCATCACCCCCGCGCAGGTCGCCGCCGAGGTGGTCGACGCCGTGGAGAAGCCTCAGCTGCCGCTGCGCATCCCTATCGGCGACGCCGCGCGGGCGCTGTTGGCCGCCCGGCGCGCCGCACCCGACGATGTGCCGTTTGTCGCGGCGGGGGCCGAAACCTAG
- a CDS encoding PaaI family thioesterase has translation MTQDARGNTETAVGAGWGARQSRELTWHDPMTTQASVASMSGLAYWQAVVAAELPPPPIGELMRMSAVEVDHGRIAFACTPDGSMYNPLGVVHGGVMCTLLDTVTGCALHTTLPVGVAYTSIEIKVNYLSPVTVSSGPVTAVGTVVKAGSRVGFAEAKAVDANGKLVATATSTLLIFETPGHAKPSGSNGNNP, from the coding sequence ATGACCCAGGACGCTCGCGGCAACACCGAGACCGCGGTCGGAGCCGGTTGGGGCGCGCGACAGTCGCGCGAACTGACCTGGCACGACCCGATGACGACGCAGGCCAGCGTCGCGTCGATGTCGGGTCTCGCCTACTGGCAGGCGGTCGTGGCAGCAGAACTGCCGCCACCGCCCATCGGCGAGCTCATGCGGATGAGCGCCGTCGAGGTGGACCACGGGCGCATCGCGTTCGCCTGCACGCCGGACGGATCCATGTACAACCCGCTTGGGGTGGTGCACGGCGGCGTGATGTGCACCCTGCTCGACACGGTGACCGGCTGCGCGCTGCACACCACGCTGCCGGTGGGTGTCGCCTACACCTCCATCGAGATCAAGGTCAACTACCTGAGCCCGGTCACCGTCTCCAGCGGACCGGTGACCGCCGTCGGGACCGTCGTCAAGGCCGGATCGCGGGTCGGCTTCGCCGAAGCGAAGGCCGTCGACGCCAACGGAAAGCTGGTCGCCACCGCGACGAGCACGCTGCTGATCTTCGAAACGCCCGGTCACGCAAAACCATCCGGCAGCAACGGAAACAATCCCTGA
- a CDS encoding TetR/AcrR family transcriptional regulator produces the protein MSAPTRAPRASGRGARERIERAAARLFYRNGIHATGVESIAREAHVSKRTLYAHFASKNDLVDAYLRGFEARGLPAERRLDDTTLAARDRLLGIFEMPSRDVLRGCPFHNAAVESAGFLVSADDIVRSHKLRVTGRLVALAREAGAADPDLLGRQLAVLFEGAAAMATSLNDTAPVAHARTAAATLIDAALNA, from the coding sequence ATGTCAGCACCCACCCGCGCGCCGCGCGCGAGCGGGCGCGGGGCACGCGAGAGGATCGAGCGCGCCGCGGCCCGGCTCTTCTACCGCAACGGAATCCACGCGACCGGGGTCGAATCGATCGCACGCGAGGCCCACGTGTCGAAGCGGACGCTCTATGCGCACTTCGCCAGCAAGAATGACCTTGTCGACGCCTACCTGCGCGGCTTCGAGGCTCGGGGCCTGCCGGCCGAACGGCGCCTGGACGACACGACCCTGGCCGCCCGGGACCGACTGCTGGGCATCTTCGAGATGCCGAGCCGGGATGTGTTGCGCGGCTGCCCCTTTCACAATGCCGCCGTTGAATCCGCCGGCTTCCTGGTGAGTGCCGACGACATCGTGCGCTCGCACAAGCTGCGCGTTACGGGCCGCCTGGTCGCGCTCGCGCGCGAGGCCGGCGCCGCCGATCCCGACCTGTTGGGCCGGCAGCTGGCCGTCCTCTTCGAGGGCGCCGCGGCGATGGCGACGTCGCTGAACGACACCGCACCCGTCGCGCATGCCCGCACAGCCGCCGCCACGCTGATCGACGCCGCGCTGAACGCTTGA
- a CDS encoding cytochrome P450, giving the protein MTLANDTDVYYDPYDVDIIADPYPVYARLREEAPIYYNQTYDFWALSRHSDVEQALANWQVFSSRRSDILELVKSTYDMPGGVMMFQDPPEHTRLRGLMSRVFTPRRMAELEDQIRQYCVRCLDPLVGSSSFDIIAELASMMPMRVIGMLLGIPESEQVSVRDANDANLRTKPGAPLKVADADSIADGRIYADYVEWRSRNPSDDLMTVLLNVEFDDDEGVHRKLTRNEVLHYTQVVAGAGNETTGRLIGWLAKVLAEHPDQRRQIHEDRSLLNRAVDETLRFEPTGPHVARWMAQDFTCYGRTVPAGSAMLLLFGAANRDHRRYTDPDAFDIHRDNISHITFGKGVHYCLGANLARLEGRVALDEMLNRWPEWGIDYGTAQLASTSTVRGWERLRVVPS; this is encoded by the coding sequence ATGACTCTGGCCAACGACACGGACGTCTACTACGACCCCTACGACGTCGACATCATCGCCGATCCGTACCCGGTCTACGCCCGGCTGCGTGAGGAGGCGCCGATCTACTACAACCAGACGTACGACTTCTGGGCCCTATCAAGGCATTCCGACGTCGAGCAGGCGCTGGCGAACTGGCAGGTCTTCTCCAGCCGCCGCAGCGACATCCTCGAGCTGGTCAAGTCGACATACGACATGCCCGGCGGCGTCATGATGTTCCAGGACCCGCCCGAGCACACCAGGCTGCGCGGCCTGATGTCGCGCGTCTTCACCCCACGCCGGATGGCCGAGCTCGAAGACCAGATCCGCCAGTACTGCGTGCGGTGTCTGGATCCGCTGGTGGGCTCCTCGAGCTTCGACATCATCGCCGAGCTCGCCTCGATGATGCCCATGAGGGTGATCGGCATGCTGTTGGGAATCCCCGAGTCCGAGCAGGTCTCGGTCCGCGACGCCAACGACGCCAACCTGCGCACCAAACCCGGCGCGCCGCTGAAGGTGGCCGACGCCGACTCGATCGCCGACGGCCGGATATACGCCGACTACGTCGAGTGGCGCTCGCGCAACCCGTCCGACGACCTGATGACGGTGCTGCTCAACGTCGAGTTCGACGACGACGAAGGCGTTCACCGCAAGCTGACCCGCAACGAAGTGCTGCACTACACCCAGGTGGTCGCCGGTGCGGGCAACGAGACCACCGGCCGGCTGATCGGCTGGCTGGCCAAGGTGCTCGCCGAGCATCCGGACCAGCGCCGGCAGATCCACGAGGACCGGTCGCTGCTGAACCGCGCGGTCGACGAGACACTGCGCTTCGAACCCACCGGCCCCCACGTGGCCCGTTGGATGGCACAGGATTTCACCTGCTACGGCAGGACGGTTCCGGCGGGCAGCGCCATGCTGCTGCTGTTCGGCGCCGCCAACCGCGATCATCGCCGCTACACCGATCCCGACGCCTTCGACATCCATCGTGACAACATCTCGCACATCACGTTCGGCAAGGGCGTGCACTACTGCCTGGGTGCGAACCTGGCGCGACTGGAAGGCCGCGTCGCCCTCGACGAGATGCTCAACCGCTGGCCGGAGTGGGGAATCGACTACGGCACCGCCCAATTGGCGTCGACGTCGACGGTCCGGGGCTGGGAGCGGCTGCGGGTGGTGCCCAGCTAG
- a CDS encoding TetR/AcrR family transcriptional regulator, with amino-acid sequence MTASRPPRARDSTTRDMLVDATSQLMVEEGYAAATSRRVAAKAGVKPALVHYYFPTMDELYLAVFRRGAAIYLQRQQKALASDRPLHAFWETLTEPKDTRLLLEFMGLANHRKEIRAEIAAWSERWREQQITALNFIVRQHELDAEEYPAAGLAVIITAIGRTLILEQGLGSSGGHDDAVALVNRLLDRFEMPAPRSRRPTGD; translated from the coding sequence ATGACCGCCTCGCGGCCACCGAGGGCACGCGATTCGACCACCCGCGACATGCTGGTGGACGCCACGAGTCAACTCATGGTCGAGGAGGGCTACGCCGCGGCCACGTCACGCCGGGTGGCCGCCAAGGCGGGAGTCAAGCCCGCGCTCGTGCACTACTACTTCCCCACGATGGACGAGCTGTACCTGGCGGTCTTCCGCCGCGGTGCCGCGATCTACCTGCAGCGCCAGCAGAAGGCGCTGGCTTCCGACCGCCCGCTGCACGCGTTCTGGGAAACCCTGACCGAACCCAAGGACACCCGGCTGCTGCTGGAGTTCATGGGACTGGCCAACCACCGCAAGGAGATCCGGGCGGAGATCGCCGCCTGGTCGGAGCGGTGGCGCGAGCAGCAGATCACCGCCCTGAATTTCATTGTGCGCCAGCATGAGCTGGACGCCGAGGAATATCCTGCCGCCGGGCTCGCCGTCATCATCACCGCGATCGGCCGCACCCTGATCCTGGAGCAGGGTCTGGGTTCGTCCGGGGGACACGATGACGCCGTCGCGTTGGTCAACCGCCTGCTCGACCGCTTCGAGATGCCGGCACCCCGGTCTCGCCGTCCCACCGGGGACTAG
- a CDS encoding PPOX class F420-dependent oxidoreductase, with amino-acid sequence MATTFTDVISSKYLLLTTFTKDGRPKPTPIWGVPEGDKLLVITDDGSWKTKRIKNTPRVTLAKSAALGKPKSDAVEGVARVLPKSETRRVYNAVIKRYWYHAWWFIPHSIVRGGIDKVHVGLEIKPAG; translated from the coding sequence GTGGCCACCACCTTCACCGACGTCATCTCGTCGAAGTATCTGCTCCTGACCACCTTCACCAAGGATGGCCGCCCCAAGCCGACCCCGATCTGGGGGGTGCCCGAAGGCGACAAGCTGCTGGTCATCACCGACGACGGCTCCTGGAAGACCAAGCGGATCAAGAACACGCCCAGAGTGACGCTCGCCAAGAGTGCCGCCCTGGGCAAACCCAAGAGCGACGCGGTCGAGGGCGTCGCGCGGGTGCTACCGAAGTCGGAGACCCGGCGCGTCTACAACGCCGTGATCAAGCGCTACTGGTACCACGCGTGGTGGTTCATTCCGCACTCGATCGTCCGCGGGGGCATCGACAAGGTGCACGTCGGCCTGGAGATCAAGCCCGCCGGCTAG